In a single window of the Planctomycetia bacterium genome:
- a CDS encoding MFS transporter translates to MPFAPTVLPSDGPLERVMLLHLVGTFCLGTAIATPYILPFLARERFGANNWQTTVLTAAVPVTQFASIFWNRLYARVGTRTYLAIIATCACIPIALLAAAQNIWHVMILFVVAACGGTAGVAAMAPLNGDLLQTCYATVRRGRIFGVICAAQFLATMLAGLGMGLWLDHDRDAFRLFFPILAACMALGLFSYARISSKPFWIARHRAPQLISSSWFSPLRAMREILKKDRRFAGYEAAFMSYGIGWMICTALIPAIATDKLHLNYTEYSQATVVIYQLTTIVLLMPMGRVADKLGSIKLAAVSFLWLTLYPIALIFVPAEPTFGLSSATWLSAFAMIYAIGMVGVQLTWTLGPVSLAGSSAKAPEYLAIHSTLVGVRGIVAQGLGMMLYALTGSFAWPLALASAGFAWGSWRMRKLAGDHPSHGPKPI, encoded by the coding sequence ATGCCATTTGCGCCGACGGTCCTCCCGAGCGACGGTCCCCTGGAGCGCGTCATGCTCCTGCACCTCGTGGGCACGTTCTGCCTCGGCACCGCCATCGCCACGCCGTACATCCTCCCATTCCTCGCGCGCGAGCGCTTCGGGGCCAACAACTGGCAGACCACCGTCCTGACGGCGGCCGTGCCGGTGACCCAGTTCGCGTCGATCTTTTGGAATCGCCTCTATGCCCGGGTCGGCACGCGCACGTACCTGGCAATCATCGCCACATGCGCCTGCATCCCCATCGCCCTGCTGGCCGCGGCCCAAAACATCTGGCACGTCATGATTCTCTTCGTCGTCGCGGCCTGCGGCGGAACCGCCGGCGTCGCGGCCATGGCCCCGCTCAACGGCGATCTATTGCAGACTTGTTATGCCACGGTACGCAGGGGCCGGATCTTCGGCGTCATCTGCGCCGCCCAGTTTCTCGCCACCATGCTCGCAGGGCTCGGCATGGGGCTCTGGCTGGATCACGATCGAGATGCGTTTCGTTTGTTCTTCCCCATCCTCGCGGCGTGCATGGCGCTCGGCCTGTTCTCGTACGCCAGGATTTCATCGAAGCCCTTCTGGATCGCGCGCCATCGTGCGCCTCAACTGATAAGCAGCTCATGGTTCTCGCCGCTGCGCGCCATGCGCGAAATCCTCAAAAAGGATCGTCGCTTCGCCGGCTACGAGGCGGCCTTCATGTCCTACGGCATCGGTTGGATGATCTGCACCGCCCTGATCCCCGCCATCGCCACCGACAAGCTGCACCTGAACTACACCGAATACTCCCAGGCGACGGTCGTCATCTATCAACTCACCACCATCGTCCTGCTCATGCCGATGGGCCGTGTCGCCGACAAGCTCGGTTCCATCAAACTCGCCGCGGTGTCATTCCTGTGGCTCACCTTGTATCCCATCGCCCTCATCTTCGTGCCTGCCGAGCCGACATTCGGGCTCTCCAGCGCGACATGGCTCAGCGCATTCGCGATGATCTACGCCATCGGCATGGTCGGCGTGCAACTGACCTGGACCCTGGGCCCGGTCTCGTTGGCCGGCAGCAGCGCGAAGGCCCCCGAATACCTCGCCATCCACTCCACCCTGGTCGGCGTCCGCGGCATCGTCGCTCAGGGCCTGGGAATGATGCTCTACGCCCTCACCGGCAGCTTTGCCTGGCCCCTGGCCCTTGCCTCCGCAGGCTTCGCATGGGGTTCCTGGCGAATGCGAAAACTGGCGGGCGACCATCCGTCGCACGGCCCGAAGCCCATCTGA
- a CDS encoding thrombospondin type 3 repeat-containing protein: MSIAVGAHRRAGRAGLFAAASFSILLSACSTEELSQLGSAAINAYFGGTVPPMNWAALRALPDSDGDGIPDAFDPFPNDPDADGDGVVDGMDTDWDNDGIPNWLDPDVIGIDQDGDGIPDILDSSPFDPDANGNGVADGYETDSDGDGIPDALDPDPTNPDADGNGVLDGKETDSDGDGIPDFYDEYPNNPDANGNGVPDGQESDYDGDGIVDAQDPNPGESDSDGDGIPDFLDPFPNDPDANGNGILDGAETDSDGDGIYDIDDGYPGDPDANSNTILDGSDPDYDNDYDYYGLLDGELTDNDNDGLPSGTDPDDNNPDYDGDGYIDGIDAAPTDPNVH, encoded by the coding sequence ATGAGTATTGCCGTAGGTGCGCATCGCCGGGCCGGGCGAGCGGGGCTCTTCGCCGCCGCGTCATTTTCGATCCTTTTGTCGGCCTGTTCGACGGAGGAACTCTCTCAACTCGGGTCCGCGGCGATCAACGCCTATTTCGGCGGCACGGTTCCGCCGATGAACTGGGCGGCCCTCAGGGCCCTGCCGGATTCGGACGGCGACGGGATTCCCGATGCATTCGATCCATTTCCCAACGATCCGGACGCCGATGGCGACGGCGTCGTCGATGGCATGGATACCGATTGGGACAATGACGGCATTCCCAACTGGCTGGACCCGGATGTCATCGGAATCGATCAGGATGGCGACGGGATTCCCGATATTCTCGATTCAAGCCCGTTCGACCCGGACGCGAATGGAAACGGCGTGGCCGATGGGTACGAGACCGACTCCGACGGCGACGGGATTCCCGATGCCCTTGACCCGGACCCGACGAATCCGGATGCCGACGGCAACGGCGTGCTCGATGGGAAGGAGACGGACTCGGACGGCGACGGCATTCCGGATTTCTACGACGAGTATCCGAACAACCCTGATGCGAACGGCAACGGCGTTCCCGACGGGCAGGAGAGCGACTACGACGGCGACGGCATCGTGGATGCGCAGGACCCGAACCCGGGCGAGTCGGACTCCGATGGTGACGGCATCCCCGACTTTCTTGATCCGTTCCCGAACGATCCGGATGCGAACGGCAACGGGATATTGGACGGAGCAGAGACGGATAGCGACGGCGACGGCATCTATGACATCGACGATGGGTATCCGGGCGATCCGGACGCCAACAGCAACACGATCCTCGATGGCAGCGATCCGGACTATGACAACGACTACGACTACTACGGTCTGCTCGACGGCGAGTTGACGGATAACGACAACGACGGCCTGCCCTCCGGCACGGATCCGGACGACAACAATCCGGATTATGACGGGGACGGTTATATCGACGGCATCGACGCGGCGCCGACCGACCCTAATGTGCATTGA
- a CDS encoding aminotransferase class I/II-fold pyridoxal phosphate-dependent enzyme: MSYPYDFSSDTQTRPSPGMRSAMANAEVGDEQKREDPTVNRLQEMTAELTGKEAALFLPSGTMCNLIAHAIHCRPGDEIILEASTHPVHFEGGGPAVHSRASLRLLDTETGIFTAEQVEAAIRPDDPHFPRTRLVCVENTHNLKGGRVWPLEAVRAVAACARKHGLLLHLDGARLMNAVVASGVSARDYCEPFDSCWIDLSKGLGCPVGGVVAGSKEFIAQAWRYKHLFGGAMRQAGIVAAAGVYALEHNVQRLAEDHAKAKALARGLAGIKGISVDVDAVETNIVVFDIAGTKMPRTEFLNRLMPHGVRFSGLMKPTQLRGVTHLDIPSDGVDKAVAAVRACLG; this comes from the coding sequence ATGAGCTATCCCTACGATTTCTCCAGCGACACGCAGACACGCCCCTCACCGGGTATGCGGAGCGCCATGGCCAACGCCGAGGTCGGCGACGAGCAGAAGCGCGAAGACCCCACGGTCAACCGGTTACAGGAAATGACGGCCGAGCTGACCGGCAAGGAGGCGGCTCTTTTTCTGCCCAGCGGCACGATGTGCAACCTCATTGCCCACGCCATTCATTGTCGACCGGGCGACGAAATCATCCTGGAAGCGAGTACGCACCCGGTGCATTTCGAGGGTGGTGGCCCTGCGGTCCACAGCCGGGCCTCGCTGCGGCTACTCGATACGGAAACGGGCATTTTCACGGCCGAGCAGGTGGAGGCGGCGATTCGCCCCGACGATCCGCACTTCCCGCGAACGCGCCTGGTGTGCGTTGAGAACACGCACAATCTCAAGGGAGGTCGGGTGTGGCCGCTGGAGGCGGTTCGCGCGGTCGCGGCCTGCGCGCGCAAGCATGGTCTTCTCCTGCACCTCGACGGTGCCCGACTGATGAATGCCGTCGTGGCGTCGGGCGTTTCGGCGAGGGATTATTGCGAGCCGTTTGACTCTTGCTGGATCGATCTGTCGAAGGGCCTGGGCTGTCCAGTGGGCGGTGTGGTGGCGGGCAGCAAGGAGTTCATCGCACAGGCGTGGCGGTATAAGCACCTGTTCGGCGGCGCGATGCGCCAGGCGGGCATCGTCGCGGCGGCGGGCGTTTATGCGCTGGAGCACAACGTTCAGCGCCTCGCCGAGGATCATGCGAAGGCCAAAGCGCTGGCACGGGGGCTGGCCGGCATCAAGGGAATATCGGTCGATGTCGATGCGGTGGAGACGAACATCGTGGTGTTCGACATCGCCGGCACGAAGATGCCGCGTACGGAATTCCTCAATCGGCTGATGCCGCATGGCGTTCGATTCAGCGGATTGATGAAGCCGACCCAGCTTCGCGGCGTGACCCATCTGGATATCCCGTCAGACGGGGTCGATAAGGCGGTTGCGGCCGTACGAGCCTGCCTTGGATGA
- a CDS encoding STAS domain-containing protein — translation MAASNLRVEDYAGVTLVTFTDPSILDAATIEQIGRDLYKLTDVQKKQKLVLDFANVKFLSSHALGVFITLQKKVADIKGTMVFAGLRKELMKVFSLTGLDKMFKFFPTDADALGSFGVRLS, via the coding sequence GTGGCTGCTTCAAATCTGCGCGTGGAAGACTACGCGGGCGTTACGCTGGTGACCTTTACCGATCCATCGATTCTCGATGCCGCCACGATCGAACAGATCGGCCGCGATCTTTACAAACTGACCGACGTCCAGAAAAAGCAGAAGCTCGTCCTGGACTTCGCCAACGTCAAGTTTCTCTCGTCGCACGCCCTCGGCGTTTTCATCACGCTCCAGAAAAAGGTCGCGGATATCAAGGGCACCATGGTCTTCGCCGGACTGCGCAAGGAACTGATGAAGGTCTTCTCCCTCACCGGTTTGGACAAGATGTTCAAATTCTTCCCGACCGATGCCGACGCTTTGGGGTCCTTCGGCGTTCGCCTGAGTTGA
- a CDS encoding polysaccharide deacetylase family protein encodes MTAQTLQEKTKRPGAGPAGLRRAPIGHFIATYHYIRERDSDGVTGITPQRFREQILAIKSQYEIVTAHEFSARAADDDRLGLITFDDAVKDQAIAAEILDGLGVPGVFFAPMRPYSDEPDRWCAQHLLHALAEHLGWREFERRVEPHICGVEIDVAKMDALYHYEVPHKRRLKFALAFAVPPQQAWAILREINAEVGLRAEDWFMTEAELRAVQAAGHSLGGHGFDHVPYTSLGPKAQAADMQRAAATMTRLFGAMPRMLAYPFGRYDETTEMIARGCGYTMTLGTDERVDAKYVMDELGRRGQGGI; translated from the coding sequence GTGACGGCGCAAACACTTCAGGAAAAGACAAAGCGTCCCGGTGCTGGTCCGGCGGGGTTGCGCCGCGCGCCAATCGGGCACTTCATCGCGACCTATCACTACATTCGCGAGCGGGACTCGGACGGCGTGACCGGCATCACGCCGCAGCGCTTCAGAGAACAGATCCTGGCGATCAAGTCGCAATACGAAATCGTGACGGCGCACGAGTTCTCCGCGCGGGCCGCTGACGACGATCGACTGGGCCTTATCACCTTTGACGACGCGGTGAAGGACCAGGCCATTGCGGCGGAGATTCTTGACGGGCTGGGCGTGCCGGGGGTTTTCTTCGCGCCCATGCGGCCGTACTCGGATGAGCCGGATCGGTGGTGCGCACAGCACCTGCTTCACGCGCTTGCGGAGCATCTGGGCTGGCGGGAGTTTGAGCGGCGGGTCGAGCCGCACATCTGCGGCGTGGAGATCGATGTCGCGAAGATGGACGCGCTGTATCACTACGAGGTTCCGCACAAGCGGCGGCTGAAGTTTGCCCTGGCGTTTGCGGTGCCGCCGCAGCAGGCATGGGCCATTCTGCGGGAGATCAATGCCGAAGTCGGTCTGCGCGCGGAGGACTGGTTCATGACCGAAGCGGAGCTTCGCGCGGTGCAAGCGGCGGGGCACTCGCTGGGCGGCCATGGTTTCGACCATGTTCCATATACATCGCTTGGCCCCAAGGCGCAGGCGGCGGACATGCAGCGGGCGGCGGCGACGATGACCCGGCTGTTCGGCGCCATGCCGAGGATGCTGGCGTACCCCTTCGGCAGGTATGACGAAACGACGGAGATGATTGCCCGCGGCTGCGGGTACACGATGACCCTCGGGACCGACGAGCGCGTGGATGCAAAGTATGTGATGGACGAACTGGGGCGGCGCGGACAGGGAGGCATATAG
- a CDS encoding tRNA-dihydrouridine synthase: protein MLHIGNIQLDAPFVQAALSGYSDAAMRLLAREYGCPYAINEVVLDRLVGQAGKKMRRMLAIPPDDHPVGGQLMGSEPEQFAAAANDLVEVGYDVIDINFGCPVRKVLGRCRGGFLLSVPDQARDIIRKVYDAVGDRVPVTLKMRRGMDDTAESEANFFSVLDAAFETGLSAVTVHGRTVRQRYVGPSNWEFLARVKRHVGDRVILGSGDLFSAEDCVRMLSETGVDGCSIARGAIGNPFIFRELRALLDQAAPVGPMTFSEIAPPSITEQRRALARHYDLVASLHGEELAGPLLRKFGVRYSELHPLSVDVKRAFLAVKSADDWHAMLDEWYGDESRYPAVTRRLRPEALIAAGATWDCEPAEA from the coding sequence ATGCTCCACATCGGAAACATCCAGCTCGACGCACCCTTCGTGCAGGCCGCCCTGAGCGGCTACAGCGACGCCGCCATGCGGCTGCTCGCCCGGGAGTATGGCTGTCCGTACGCCATCAACGAGGTCGTCCTCGACCGCCTTGTGGGCCAGGCGGGAAAAAAAATGCGCCGAATGCTCGCCATCCCGCCGGACGACCATCCCGTGGGCGGCCAGCTTATGGGTAGCGAGCCGGAACAGTTTGCCGCGGCGGCGAACGATCTCGTCGAGGTCGGCTACGACGTCATCGACATCAATTTCGGCTGCCCGGTGCGCAAGGTGCTTGGGCGGTGCCGCGGAGGCTTTCTCCTTTCGGTTCCCGATCAGGCCCGTGACATCATCCGCAAAGTCTACGACGCCGTCGGGGACCGGGTCCCTGTCACGCTCAAGATGCGCCGCGGCATGGACGACACCGCCGAGAGCGAGGCGAATTTCTTTTCGGTCCTGGATGCCGCCTTCGAGACCGGTCTTTCCGCCGTCACCGTCCACGGGCGGACCGTCAGGCAGCGGTACGTGGGCCCGAGCAATTGGGAGTTTCTTGCCCGGGTGAAGCGGCATGTCGGCGACCGGGTGATTCTCGGCAGCGGCGACCTCTTTTCGGCGGAGGACTGTGTGCGGATGCTCAGCGAGACAGGCGTTGACGGCTGCTCGATTGCGCGCGGGGCCATCGGTAACCCGTTCATATTCCGCGAGCTTCGGGCCCTGCTCGATCAGGCTGCCCCAGTTGGACCGATGACATTTTCGGAAATTGCCCCTCCTTCCATTACCGAGCAGCGCCGCGCGCTGGCCCGTCATTACGATCTTGTTGCCTCACTCCACGGCGAAGAGTTAGCCGGTCCGTTGTTACGGAAATTTGGCGTTCGGTACAGCGAGCTTCATCCGCTCAGTGTCGACGTGAAGCGCGCCTTCCTCGCGGTGAAGTCCGCGGACGACTGGCACGCCATGCTCGATGAATGGTACGGCGATGAATCGCGCTACCCAGCGGTGACGCGCCGCCTTCGCCCCGAGGCCCTTATCGCGGCCGGGGCAACATGGGACTGCGAGCCTGCCGAGGCTTGA
- the tsaB gene encoding tRNA (adenosine(37)-N6)-threonylcarbamoyltransferase complex dimerization subunit type 1 TsaB, whose translation MQTIRIIGIETSSRRGSVALAEGPNVVAEAEFSTQTQHARELLPSLEELYLQVGWPRGKADHCYVSIGPGSFTGLRVAVAFARHMALAGATQIVAVPTLAVVAENCAAMGPPPSPLAIVLDAKRGQVFAAVFEWRAGAYHAVEAPHLANPRELIARYDGKIIVTGEGIDYHREAITKSGASVVDPAYWIPRAANVCRLGRRLAEQGAFTPARELIPLYIRRPEAEEVWENRQAGKETGEAAR comes from the coding sequence ATGCAGACGATCCGCATTATTGGCATCGAAACGTCAAGCCGCCGTGGGTCCGTGGCCCTGGCCGAAGGCCCGAACGTGGTCGCGGAGGCAGAATTCTCGACGCAGACGCAACACGCCCGCGAACTCCTGCCCTCGCTTGAGGAACTCTACCTCCAAGTCGGCTGGCCCAGGGGCAAGGCGGACCATTGCTATGTCTCGATCGGACCCGGCAGTTTCACCGGCCTGCGGGTTGCCGTCGCCTTTGCCCGACATATGGCACTGGCCGGCGCGACTCAGATCGTGGCGGTGCCGACCCTGGCGGTCGTGGCGGAGAATTGTGCCGCCATGGGGCCGCCGCCGTCTCCGCTGGCGATCGTGCTGGATGCGAAGCGCGGGCAGGTCTTCGCCGCCGTGTTCGAATGGCGGGCAGGCGCATACCATGCCGTTGAAGCGCCGCACCTGGCGAATCCGCGGGAACTGATCGCGCGGTACGACGGGAAGATCATCGTGACCGGCGAGGGGATCGACTACCACAGGGAAGCCATCACCAAATCCGGGGCATCGGTCGTCGATCCTGCCTATTGGATACCTCGCGCGGCAAACGTGTGCCGACTCGGCCGGCGTCTTGCCGAGCAGGGCGCGTTCACGCCGGCGCGCGAGCTGATCCCGCTCTATATCCGTCGGCCGGAGGCTGAAGAAGTATGGGAGAATCGCCAAGCCGGGAAGGAGACGGGCGAAGCTGCTCGCTGA
- a CDS encoding dienelactone hydrolase family protein translates to MNQTMNFSHWIKRARVLALALLLTGLLAGPAAAGADPAEISKLQSKLRTEYRAAKYKDAMETAKKLHDLVPDDADTIYNIACLHCLLGEKGEAYEWLEKSIRVGYRDADNLMSDADFRTIRGEDRFRKIVADLRADGSGHADEQEKPAAKKDDKPAKKADASDKDEKQVEEMSPRDRAMRINELTRRLIQAAGEKNYDQALEIALKAEELAQKDMNAATKALTAYNVACMQSLMKHGDEAIEAFERAVHTGGFNENLIEQMKDDSDLDFIRKNKRFIRLAEELTKSAAKKVEPATKVTLPKHFDKSKKAPLIVALHPWGGNMNETRDRWQKVADQMGAILLTPQGTYQLGDEEYRWDMSLDDLEDQVMRAVESVMDQYKVDEEKVAIVGFSQGAWAAYLIGIRNAGMIRGVISIAGKFDKSFEAEVDGEDLGDMRCVIMVGDRDDQEMLESSRLAEKVLKKSGATVRYKSYKGLGHQYPKAAEKELTEAVEFVFE, encoded by the coding sequence ATGAACCAGACAATGAATTTTTCCCACTGGATCAAGCGGGCGCGGGTATTGGCATTGGCGCTTCTACTCACCGGTCTGCTGGCTGGGCCGGCGGCAGCGGGTGCGGACCCCGCGGAGATTTCAAAGCTGCAAAGCAAGCTTCGGACGGAGTATCGCGCCGCCAAATACAAGGACGCGATGGAGACCGCCAAGAAACTGCACGACCTCGTGCCGGACGACGCGGACACGATTTACAACATCGCCTGCCTGCACTGCCTGCTGGGGGAAAAGGGCGAGGCGTATGAGTGGCTGGAGAAATCGATCCGCGTGGGCTACCGCGACGCCGACAATCTGATGAGCGACGCCGACTTTCGCACCATTCGCGGCGAGGATCGATTCCGCAAGATCGTCGCCGATCTGCGCGCAGACGGCAGCGGCCATGCAGATGAGCAAGAAAAACCTGCGGCAAAGAAGGATGACAAACCTGCGAAGAAAGCGGACGCCAGCGACAAGGATGAAAAGCAGGTCGAGGAGATGTCGCCGCGCGATCGCGCGATGCGAATCAACGAGCTAACCAGAAGACTGATCCAGGCGGCAGGCGAGAAAAACTACGATCAGGCCCTGGAGATCGCACTCAAGGCGGAAGAACTCGCCCAGAAAGACATGAACGCCGCAACGAAGGCCCTGACGGCCTACAACGTCGCGTGCATGCAATCACTCATGAAGCACGGAGACGAGGCGATCGAGGCGTTTGAACGAGCCGTCCACACCGGCGGATTCAATGAAAACCTGATCGAGCAGATGAAGGACGACAGCGACCTCGATTTTATCCGCAAGAACAAACGCTTTATCCGGCTCGCCGAGGAACTGACCAAAAGCGCCGCCAAAAAAGTCGAACCGGCGACAAAAGTGACCCTGCCGAAGCACTTCGACAAATCGAAGAAGGCTCCGCTCATCGTGGCGCTGCATCCGTGGGGCGGAAACATGAATGAAACGCGCGACCGATGGCAGAAGGTGGCGGACCAGATGGGGGCCATCCTGCTGACCCCACAGGGGACCTACCAGTTAGGCGACGAAGAATACCGCTGGGACATGAGCCTCGATGACCTGGAAGACCAGGTCATGCGGGCGGTCGAGTCGGTCATGGACCAGTACAAGGTTGATGAGGAAAAGGTGGCGATCGTCGGCTTCTCTCAGGGAGCATGGGCGGCATACCTCATCGGCATCCGCAACGCGGGAATGATTCGCGGAGTCATCTCAATCGCCGGCAAGTTCGACAAGTCATTTGAAGCCGAGGTGGACGGCGAAGACCTGGGCGACATGCGTTGTGTCATCATGGTCGGTGACCGGGACGACCAGGAAATGCTCGAGTCCAGCCGGCTCGCGGAGAAAGTGCTCAAGAAGTCGGGAGCGACGGTGCGCTACAAGTCCTACAAGGGGCTGGGCCACCAATACCCGAAGGCTGCCGAGAAGGAGCTGACCGAAGCGGTGGAGTTTGTGTTCGAGTAG